One segment of Carya illinoinensis cultivar Pawnee chromosome 1, C.illinoinensisPawnee_v1, whole genome shotgun sequence DNA contains the following:
- the LOC122306057 gene encoding phosphoglycerate mutase-like protein 4 isoform X3: MIVLRIRRTATTPLLSSPFTSSQPIHPPPPSLTLPVAKISLGFNGAGSLTFTRRRTNHQPRTANSYMAGVGSSVVNPTYAEIIVVRHGETDWNADGRIQGHLDVELNDTGRQQAATVADRLSREPSISVVYSSDLKRALETAQIIAAGCGAQEVIKEPDLWERHLGDLQGLVLREAAKLSPKAYQAFLNQRTDQEIPGGGESLDQLYERCTSSLERIGKKHRGERVIVVTHGGVIRTLYKRACPNGRSRGKSVLYHFAVAYISSMALTKIETTISKQH; this comes from the exons ATGATCGTACTGCGCATCCGGCGCACTGCAACTACGCCACTCCTGTCTTCTCCTTTCACTTCTTCACAGCCTATACACCCCCCACCTCCAAGCTTGACATTACCCGTAGCTAAAATCTCTCTCGGATTTAACGGTGCAGGCAGCTTAACCTTCACTCGTCGTCGCACAAATCATCAACCAAGAACGGCCAATTCCTACATGGCCGGGGTCGGTTCCAG CGTCGTAAATCCAACTTATGCCGAGATAATTGTGGTGCGTCACGGTGAAACAGACTGGAATGCCGATGGAAGAATTCAg GGACATCTGGATGTTGAACTAAATGATACTGGAAGACAACAAGCAGCCACT GTGGCTGACAGACTATCCAGGGAGCCTAGCATCTCTGTTGTATACTCTTCTGACTTGAAACGAGCTCTCGAAACTGCACAGATAATTGCGGCCGGCTGTGGTGCGCAAGAG gTTATTAAAGAACCTGACCTATGGGAAAGACACTTGGGGGATCTTCAAGGCCTTGTACTACGTGAAGCTGCAAAACTTAGTCCTAAAGCTTACCAGGCTTTTCTAAATCAAAGGACAGATCAGGAAATTCCA GGTGGCGGGGAAAGTCTTGATCAACTTTATGAACGTTGCACATCATCATTAGAAAGAATTGGTAAAAAGCATAGAG GAGAACGAGTGATCGTGGTTACCCATGGGGGAGTTATCAGAACACTGTACAAGCGAGCTTGTCCAAATGGAAGGTCTCGAGGGAAG AGTGTGCTATATCATTTCGCAGTCGCCTATATTTCAAGCATGGCTTTAACCAAGATTGAAACAACTATTTCGAAGCAGCATTGA
- the LOC122306057 gene encoding phosphoglycerate mutase-like protein 4 isoform X1 has protein sequence MIVLRIRRTATTPLLSSPFTSSQPIHPPPPSLTLPVAKISLGFNGAGSLTFTRRRTNHQPRTANSYMAGVGSSVVNPTYAEIIVVRHGETDWNADGRIQGHLDVELNDTGRQQAATVADRLSREPSISVVYSSDLKRALETAQIIAAGCGAQEVIKEPDLWERHLGDLQGLVLREAAKLSPKAYQAFLNQRTDQEIPGGGESLDQLYERCTSSLERIGKKHRGERVIVVTHGGVIRTLYKRACPNGRSRGKVLNTSINIFCLSDKDEWTIKLWGDVSHLDKTGFLESGFGGDITSG, from the exons ATGATCGTACTGCGCATCCGGCGCACTGCAACTACGCCACTCCTGTCTTCTCCTTTCACTTCTTCACAGCCTATACACCCCCCACCTCCAAGCTTGACATTACCCGTAGCTAAAATCTCTCTCGGATTTAACGGTGCAGGCAGCTTAACCTTCACTCGTCGTCGCACAAATCATCAACCAAGAACGGCCAATTCCTACATGGCCGGGGTCGGTTCCAG CGTCGTAAATCCAACTTATGCCGAGATAATTGTGGTGCGTCACGGTGAAACAGACTGGAATGCCGATGGAAGAATTCAg GGACATCTGGATGTTGAACTAAATGATACTGGAAGACAACAAGCAGCCACT GTGGCTGACAGACTATCCAGGGAGCCTAGCATCTCTGTTGTATACTCTTCTGACTTGAAACGAGCTCTCGAAACTGCACAGATAATTGCGGCCGGCTGTGGTGCGCAAGAG gTTATTAAAGAACCTGACCTATGGGAAAGACACTTGGGGGATCTTCAAGGCCTTGTACTACGTGAAGCTGCAAAACTTAGTCCTAAAGCTTACCAGGCTTTTCTAAATCAAAGGACAGATCAGGAAATTCCA GGTGGCGGGGAAAGTCTTGATCAACTTTATGAACGTTGCACATCATCATTAGAAAGAATTGGTAAAAAGCATAGAG GAGAACGAGTGATCGTGGTTACCCATGGGGGAGTTATCAGAACACTGTACAAGCGAGCTTGTCCAAATGGAAGGTCTCGAGGGAAGGTACTGAATACATCCATCAACATCTTTTGCTTGTCAGACAAGGATGAGTGGACCATAAAATTGTGGGGTGATGTTAGTCATCTcgacaaaacaggatttctggagtcgggttttggtggggacatAACTTCTGGTTAG
- the LOC122301492 gene encoding patatin-like protein 2, with protein sequence MESTGFRKGNMVTMLSIDGGGIRGIIPGTLLGFLESKLQALDGPDARIADYFDVIAGTSTGGLVTTMLTAPNTDNRPVYAAKDITNFYLEHSPEIFPQHSRKSFVNSIKSMFGQAGGPKYDGEYLRSLTNGLLGDLTLKQTLTNVVIPSFDIKLLQPVIFSTTDAKLNDLKNARLADVCIGTSAAPTFFPAHYFETKDAEGNSRSFNLIDGGVAANNPTMMAISQIWKEILMQNTDDDRIKPLEHSKRMLVLSLGTGAAKHTQKYSAAAASKWGLRDWLYDKGATPLLDVYGDASSDMVDFHVSTLFQALDCKNNYLRIQDDRLTGEESTVDIATSENMQRLVEIGKELLKKTVSRVNLDTGNFEEIKGGSSNEEALAYFAELLVKEKKFRQNQ encoded by the exons ATGGAGAGTACTGGTTTTAGAAAGGGAAACATGGTGACTATGTTGAGCATTGATGGAGGTGGCATCAGAGGGATAATTCCAGGCACCCTCCTCGGCTTTCTTGAATCTAAGCTTCAG GCATTGGATGGACCCGATGCAAGAATTGCAGATTATTTCGACGTAATTGCAGGAACAAGCACGGGTGGGCTAGTCACCACCATGCTTACAGCTCCCAACACTGACAACCGTCCAGTCTATGCTGCAAAGGACATCACCAACTTCTATTTAGAGCACTCTCCCGAGATTTTTCCCCAGCACAG TCGGAAAAGCTTTGTGAATTCAATAAAAAGCATGTTCGGTCAAGCAGGAGGGCCGAAGTACGACGGGGAGTACCTGCGGTCATTGACAAACGGGTTACTTGGCGACTTAACTTTGAAACAGACCCTGACAAACGTGGTCATCCCGTCCTTCGATATCAAGCTCCTTCAACCAGTTATCTTTTCGACGACCGAT GCAAAACTGAATGATTTGAAGAACGCTAGGCTAGCAGATGTTTGCATTGGCACCTCTGCAGCTCCCACTTTTTTTCCAGCACACTACTTCGAGACAAAGGATGCCGAAGGAAACAGTCGTAGTTTCAATCTCATTGACGGCGGGGTTGCTGCAAACAATCCT ACTATGATGGCCATAAGCCAGATTTGGAAAGAAATACTGATGCAAAATACTGATGATGATCGTATAAAACCATTGGAACACAGCAAGAGAATGCTGGTTCTATCATTGGGCACCGGTGCAGCCAAGCATACACAGAAATACAGTGCAGCCGCAGCCTCCAAATGGGGTTTGCGTGATTGGTTGTACGACAAAGGTGCCACACCATTGCTTGATGTTTACGGAGATGCAAGTTCTGATATGGTTGACTTTCACGTCTCTACACTCTTCCAAGCCCTCGATTGTAAGAACAATTACCTTCGTATTCAG GATGACAGGTTGACAGGAGAGGAATCGACTGTTGACATTGCAACCTCGGAGAATATGCAAAGGCTGGTGGAGATTGGAAAGGAGCTATTGAAGAAGACAGTGTCGAGAGTGAATTTGGATACCGGCAACTTCGAGGAAATTAAGGGTGGCAGTTCTAATGAAGAAGCACTTGCCTATTTTGCCGAGCTGCttgtgaaagaaaagaaatttaggCAAAACCAATGA
- the LOC122306097 gene encoding patatin-like protein 2, translating to MASTGLAKGKMVTVLSIDGGGIRGIIPGTLLGFLESKLQELDGPSARIADYFDIIAGTSTGGLVTTMLTAPNKDNRPLYAAKDINEFYLEHSTKIFPHSSRKNFVNSMTSFFGWVVRPKYDGKYLRSLTSRLLGNLTLTQTLTNVIIPTFDIKLLQPVIFSTNDAKLNDLKNAKLADVCVGTSAAPTYLPAHYFETKDAKGRTRNFNLIDGGVAANNPTMMAISEIRKDSTELNGVKKMLVLSLGTGKAKNKGKYTADRSSKWGWLNWTFNYGANPLIEVYQDASSDMVDFHISTLFQTLDRTNTYLRIQDDTLTGDPAGIDLTSSENLDRLVEIGNELLKKPVSRVNLDTGKFEEIKNEGTNEEVLTRFAKQLVQEKKLRENQYYLKVHKEYD from the exons ATGGCGAGTACTGGTCTTGCAAAGGGAAAGATGGTGACTGTGTTGAGCATTGATGGAGGTGGCATCAGAGGGATAATTCCGGGCACCCTCCTCGGCTTTCTTGAATCTAAGCTTCAG GAATTGGATGGGCCCAGTGCAAGAATTGCAGATTATTTCGACATAATTGCAGGAACAAGCACAGGTGGTCTGGTCACCACCATGCTGACAGCACCCAACAAGGACAACCGTCCCTTATATGCTGCCAAGGACATCAACGAGTTCTATTTAGAGCACTCTACCAAGATTTTTCCCCACAGTAG CCGCAAAAACTTTGTGAATTCAATGACAAGCTTTTTCGGTTGGGTGGTGCGGCCGAAGTACGACGGGAAGTACCTGAGGTCGTTGACAAGCAGGCTACTCGGAAATCTAACCTTGACACAGACACTAACAAACGTGATCATACCAACCTTCGATATCAAGCTCCTACAGCCAGTTATCTTTTCAACCAACGAT GCAAAGTTGAATGATCTGAAGAACGCTAAGCTAGCAGACGTTTGTGTCGGCACCTCTGCAGCACCCACTTATCTTCCAGCACACTACTTTGAGACAAAGGATGCCAAGGGAAGGACTCGAAATTTCAATCTCATTGATGGTGGGGTTGCTGCGAATAACCCT ACTATGATGGCCATAAGCGAAATTCGGAAAGACAGCACCGAGTTAAATGGCGTGAAGAAAATGCTGGTTCTGTCGTTGGGGACCGGCAAGGCCAAGAACAAAGGGAAGTATACAGCAGACAGATCCTCCAAATGGGGTTGGCTTAACTGGACATTCAACTATGGCGCCAATCCCTTGATTGAGGTATATCAGGATGCAAGTTCTGATATGGTCGACTTTCACATCTCCACTCTCTTCCAAACCCTCGATCGTACGAACACCTACCTCCGTATtcag GATGACACTTTGACCGGAGATCCTGCTGGGA TCGATCTTACAAGCTCAGAGAATCTGGATAGGCTGGTGGAGATTGGGAATGAGCTATTGAAGAAGCCAGTGTCAAGAGTGAATTTGGATACGGGCAAGTTTGAGGAAATTAAGAACGAGGGCACTAATGAAGAAGTACTTACCCGCTTTGCCAAGCAGCTTGTCCAGGAAAAGAAACTCAGAGAAAACCAATATTATTTGAAAGTCCACAAGGAATATGATTAA
- the LOC122306057 gene encoding phosphoglycerate mutase-like protein 4 isoform X2, with amino-acid sequence MIVLRIRRTATTPLLSSPFTSSQPIHPPPPSLTLPVAKISLGFNGAGSLTFTRRRTNHQPRTANSYMAGVGSSVVNPTYAEIIVVRHGETDWNADGRIQGHLDVELNDTGRQQAATVADRLSREPSISVVYSSDLKRALETAQIIAAGCGAQEVIKEPDLWERHLGDLQGLVLREAAKLSPKAYQAFLNQRTDQEIPGGGESLDQLYERCTSSLERIGERVIVVTHGGVIRTLYKRACPNGRSRGKVLNTSINIFCLSDKDEWTIKLWGDVSHLDKTGFLESGFGGDITSG; translated from the exons ATGATCGTACTGCGCATCCGGCGCACTGCAACTACGCCACTCCTGTCTTCTCCTTTCACTTCTTCACAGCCTATACACCCCCCACCTCCAAGCTTGACATTACCCGTAGCTAAAATCTCTCTCGGATTTAACGGTGCAGGCAGCTTAACCTTCACTCGTCGTCGCACAAATCATCAACCAAGAACGGCCAATTCCTACATGGCCGGGGTCGGTTCCAG CGTCGTAAATCCAACTTATGCCGAGATAATTGTGGTGCGTCACGGTGAAACAGACTGGAATGCCGATGGAAGAATTCAg GGACATCTGGATGTTGAACTAAATGATACTGGAAGACAACAAGCAGCCACT GTGGCTGACAGACTATCCAGGGAGCCTAGCATCTCTGTTGTATACTCTTCTGACTTGAAACGAGCTCTCGAAACTGCACAGATAATTGCGGCCGGCTGTGGTGCGCAAGAG gTTATTAAAGAACCTGACCTATGGGAAAGACACTTGGGGGATCTTCAAGGCCTTGTACTACGTGAAGCTGCAAAACTTAGTCCTAAAGCTTACCAGGCTTTTCTAAATCAAAGGACAGATCAGGAAATTCCA GGTGGCGGGGAAAGTCTTGATCAACTTTATGAACGTTGCACATCATCATTAGAAAGAATTG GAGAACGAGTGATCGTGGTTACCCATGGGGGAGTTATCAGAACACTGTACAAGCGAGCTTGTCCAAATGGAAGGTCTCGAGGGAAGGTACTGAATACATCCATCAACATCTTTTGCTTGTCAGACAAGGATGAGTGGACCATAAAATTGTGGGGTGATGTTAGTCATCTcgacaaaacaggatttctggagtcgggttttggtggggacatAACTTCTGGTTAG
- the LOC122306057 gene encoding phosphoglycerate mutase-like protein 4 isoform X4 → MIVLRIRRTATTPLLSSPFTSSQPIHPPPPSLTLPVAKISLGFNGAGSLTFTRRRTNHQPRTANSYMAGVGSSVVNPTYAEIIVVRHGETDWNADGRIQGHLDVELNDTGRQQAATVADRLSREPSISVVYSSDLKRALETAQIIAAGCGAQEVIKEPDLWERHLGDLQGLVLREAAKLSPKAYQAFLNQRTDQEIPGGGESLDQLYERCTSSLERIGERVIVVTHGGVIRTLYKRACPNGRSRGKSVLYHFAVAYISSMALTKIETTISKQH, encoded by the exons ATGATCGTACTGCGCATCCGGCGCACTGCAACTACGCCACTCCTGTCTTCTCCTTTCACTTCTTCACAGCCTATACACCCCCCACCTCCAAGCTTGACATTACCCGTAGCTAAAATCTCTCTCGGATTTAACGGTGCAGGCAGCTTAACCTTCACTCGTCGTCGCACAAATCATCAACCAAGAACGGCCAATTCCTACATGGCCGGGGTCGGTTCCAG CGTCGTAAATCCAACTTATGCCGAGATAATTGTGGTGCGTCACGGTGAAACAGACTGGAATGCCGATGGAAGAATTCAg GGACATCTGGATGTTGAACTAAATGATACTGGAAGACAACAAGCAGCCACT GTGGCTGACAGACTATCCAGGGAGCCTAGCATCTCTGTTGTATACTCTTCTGACTTGAAACGAGCTCTCGAAACTGCACAGATAATTGCGGCCGGCTGTGGTGCGCAAGAG gTTATTAAAGAACCTGACCTATGGGAAAGACACTTGGGGGATCTTCAAGGCCTTGTACTACGTGAAGCTGCAAAACTTAGTCCTAAAGCTTACCAGGCTTTTCTAAATCAAAGGACAGATCAGGAAATTCCA GGTGGCGGGGAAAGTCTTGATCAACTTTATGAACGTTGCACATCATCATTAGAAAGAATTG GAGAACGAGTGATCGTGGTTACCCATGGGGGAGTTATCAGAACACTGTACAAGCGAGCTTGTCCAAATGGAAGGTCTCGAGGGAAG AGTGTGCTATATCATTTCGCAGTCGCCTATATTTCAAGCATGGCTTTAACCAAGATTGAAACAACTATTTCGAAGCAGCATTGA